The genomic DNA TCCCGACGAGGCCCGCGCCGGGGAGCCCCTCGACGAGCGTCGCACCGGACGGGTCCATGTCGGTCTCGATGTCCACGAGTGCCATGTGCGACCCTCTCGGGGCAGGGGCTTCAACGTGGGGGCGTGCGCGCCTCGCCGAACTGGAGAGGTTTTGATAGGTCTGTCAATTTCTCCTTATGTTGATGTCCGTCACTGTCGGGTATGGACCAGCACAGCCGGGACGACCGTGGTGGGTCGGGGCGACGGGGGACGGACGATGCGGTGATGGACGGAGCGGGGACGAACCGGCGGCGCTTCCTGAAGGGCGCGACGACGACGCTGCTCGCCGCGGGTACGCTCGGGACGAGCGTCACGAGCGCGGCGGCCGCCGACGGCGACGGCTACCACACGACGACCAGGCGCATCGGAACGTGGGACGGGAAGGAACTCGCGACGCGGCTCTACGTCCCCGCCGGCGAGAACGACGTGGGCGTCCCGTACCCGGCGGTCCTCATCACGCACGGTTACGGGGGTGACAAGGAGGGCGGAATCCCGGCGCGGATGGGCCGCACGTACGCCCAGCACGGCTACGTCGTCCTGACCTACGACTCGCGTGGCTTCGGGGAGTCCGACGGCGAGGTGGGCGTCGACGGACCGAAGGAGGTCAAGGACGCCCAGTCGCTGCTAGACTGGCTCGAGGGCGCGACGGAGGCCGATGTCCGCGACGGCGGTGCTGGCGATGGGCTCGTCGCGCGCGGCGAGGACGGCGGGCTCCGCGTCGGGATGGACGGCCTGTCGTACGCGGGCGGCATCCAGCTCAACGTCGCCGCCGTCGACGATCGACTGGACGCCATCGTCCCGCGGTGGGCGTGGAACGACCTCGTCTACTCGCTGGCGCCCAACGGCGGCATCAAGGCGGGCTGGACCGCCATCCTGCAGGAGTTCGGCGCGCAGGGCTCGCGCGACATCGAGACCGACCAGGGGGCCCTCCGGAACGATGCCGTCCCGGAGGAGCACGACGTGCGCAGCGGCGTCGACCCGCGGCTGTACGAGTTCTACGCCGAGGGGGTCGCCACCAACGAGTTCTCCCCTGCGGCACGAGCGTTCTTCAAGCTCCGGTCGGCCTCGACGAAGGGTGACGGGCTCGCCGAGAACGCACCGCCCTCGCTGCTCATCACGGGCTGGAACGACACGCTGTTCACTGCGACCGAGACGGTCCGGAACCACGCGCTCCTGAGCGAGGCCGCCGACAGCCGGATGGTGTTCATCCGCGGTGGACACTCGCTGGAGCAGCAGGCGACGCTGGAGCAGGGCGAGGTCGACCGGATGGCACTCACCTGGATGGCCCGGCACGTCGGGGGGCGGCCGCCGGAGACCCTCCCCGAGCCCTGGCCCGCGGCAGAGGGCGAGAGCGGGGGGCACGCCGACGCGAACGGGAACCTCGCGGCCCGGGCGGTCGCCGACATCCCCGAGGTGACCTACTGGCGGGCACAGGACGGCGACTTCGCGACCGCAGCGGGCCTTCCGGTGGCCGAGGATGGCCCGTCGCGGACGCTGGCCGAGGCCAGGAACGCGAGCAGCGGAACGACCGACCTCGCGGGCGGGCCCGTCGGCGGGTCGAACTCCGAGGTGGTCATCCAGCGCAACGACGACTACGCCGAGGGGACGTACGCCGACTTCGACTACCCGGTCGAGGCGGAGACCGAGGTCCTCGGCGTCCCCGAGGTGTCGCTGACGGTGACGCCGCTCGGGCGCGACCCGCTCGTCTTCGCGAAGGTGTACCACGTCCGCGGGGACGGCTCCGAGGAACTGGTCTACAACCAGACGACCCCCTACGAGGTCGCGGGCACCATCGGCGAGCCACAGGAACTCTCGTTCGAGCTCGCCGGCATCGAGCGTCGGTTCGAGCCGGGTGACCGGCTCCGGGTGACCCTCTCGACGGCGGACGTCGCCTATCAGAACTCCCGTACCTCGGCGGGCGTCCGCATCGACAACGACGCCTCCGAGGTCCTGGTCCCGGTCCGCGGCGAGAGCGGCCTCGCGATGCCGGACGGAGCCGGGTCGGCCGACGCCACCCCCATCGACACGATCGTCCCGGAGTCCCTCTGAATCCGACCAGCGGCTCGTGATATCCGGTTCTTGTGTCATGTCGGCGAGAAGCAGACAGAATCCGATCCGACAGTGCTATCCGACCATCAATCCCCGTACGCGGCCACCAGCCCGTCGAGTGCCTCGTGGTGTTCGGTGGTGTGAGGCGCGGCGAGTGGCGTGACCGACACCTCGCCCTCCACGACGGCGCGGCGGTCGGTGCCGTCGGGGTCGGGGATGGTCCCCTCGGCCATCAGCTCCCAGATGTGGTCGTGGATGACGACGCTCTCGCCCTCGCGCTCGGCGTCGATGCGGTAGACGTGCGAGGGGCGTGTGACCCGCATCGGGGCGTGCGCCTCGGACGCGGGTGAGTCCGGTTCGTACTCCGGCGGGAGGGGGGCGTTGATGTTGAGGTAGTCGGCGTGCTCGAAGACACCCGCTTCGAGGGCGTGGTCGACGAGGAAGCGCGTCGCGCGGGCGGCCTCGGCGTACGCCGGGGTGTCCGGGTCGAACTCCTGGTAGCGCACGTCGGTCCCGGGGAAGTACAGCGAGGCGGCGATGGCCGGGATCTCGAAGAACGCGGCCTCGACCGCGGCGGAGACGGTTCCGGAGCGACCGAGCGTGTAGCCGCCCAGGTTGGCACCACGGTTGCAGCCCGCGACGACCATATCCGGCTCGAGATCCAGCGCCTGCGTCCCCGCCACCACGCAGTCGACCGGGGTTCCGTGGACCGCGAAGCCGTCCTCGCGCTCGTCGATGGTCACCTCGCGGGACATCTTCCGCCCGACCGCACTCTGGTCGGCGGCGGGCGCGACGACGGTCACGTCCGCCACGTCCCCGAGCGCCTCCCGCAGCGCCCGGAGCCCGGCGGCGTCGATGCCGTCGTCGTTGGTGAGGAGCACCTCCATGCCTCACCTCCGGCCGGGTGGGGCAAAAAGCCGTGCCTGCGGCCGGCTCCGGGGCGCTCCTCGTACAAGTGAGGCCGTGGGCCGAAGGTTGATGCCGAGCGCGGCCGAACACCGGGAACGATGTCCGACCCGTCGCCCGGGAGCGAGCCGACCGTCGGATCACCGCTCCTCGACGCGCTCGGTGACGGGCTCCTCGTTCTCGATGCCGAGTCCGGGACCGTCACGTACGCCAACGGGACCGCGGTGGAGCTGCTCGACGGGGACCCGACGGGATCGACGCTGGACTCGCGGCTCGCACAGGGGCCCGGGCTTGATGTCGCGGGCGACGAGCGCCGCCGGATGGTCTGGGAGCTCCCGACCGACGAGCCCCCGCCGCCGGGAACGCCGGCGGCCGGGAGCAGCCTCGAGACGCGGTACCTGGAGGCGACACTCACCCGCACCAGGGACGGCGGCGACCCCGTCGTGATGGCGTCGTTGCGGGACGTGACCGACCGGGTCGCCCGGGAACGGTCGCTGGAACAGCACGAACGCGTCATCGAGACGATGCCCGACGGCGTGTTCGTCATCGACGAGACCGGGCGGATGGTCGGCGGGAACGAGGCGATGGCCGAGATGATCGGCGAGGATATGGCGGGTCTGAAGGGGAAACCGTTCCACGAGCTCGCCTCGGAGGGGATCCTCGAGGCCGACGTACTCGATACGTACACGGAGATCGTGGCGGACCTGCTGGCCGGCTCGGACCACGAGCGGGCCGAGATTGAGGTGACGCCGCCCGGCGAGACGACCCGGATATACGAGTGCCACGTGACCCTCCGGCCGCCCGACGACGGCCCGTTCACCGGCATCGTGGGCGTGGCACGGGACGTGACCGAGCGGGTCGAGTCACAGGCGTCGCTCCGCCGGGAGAACGAGCGCCTCGAGCAGTTCGCCAGCGTCGTGAGCCACGACCTCCGCAACCCGCTGAACATCATCAAGGGGCGGCTCCAGCTGTACGAGGAGACGGGCCGGACGCAGAAGCTGGGGCACGCAGCACGGGCCGCCGAGCGGATGGACGACATCATCAGCGACCTGCTCACGCTGGCCCGGGAGGGCGAGACGGTCGGCGAGACCGAGCCCGTCTCGCTCGCGACCCTCGCCGAGGAAGCCTGGTCGGTCGTCGAGGCCGGGGACGCGACCCTCTCGGTCCCCGACGACGCCGAGTTCGAGGCCGACCCCGACCGGCTGCAGACGGTGCTGGAGAACCTGTTCTCGAACGCCGTCGAGCACGGCACCGGTGGCGGTGGGACGGAATCCGGCGACGCCGGCTCGGCGGCCGACCTCACCGTCACCGTCCGCCCACTCGGCGACCCGGACGCGCCTGCGGGGTTCACCGTCGAGGACGACGGG from Haloglomus litoreum includes the following:
- a CDS encoding two-component system sensor histidine kinase NtrB, yielding MSDPSPGSEPTVGSPLLDALGDGLLVLDAESGTVTYANGTAVELLDGDPTGSTLDSRLAQGPGLDVAGDERRRMVWELPTDEPPPPGTPAAGSSLETRYLEATLTRTRDGGDPVVMASLRDVTDRVARERSLEQHERVIETMPDGVFVIDETGRMVGGNEAMAEMIGEDMAGLKGKPFHELASEGILEADVLDTYTEIVADLLAGSDHERAEIEVTPPGETTRIYECHVTLRPPDDGPFTGIVGVARDVTERVESQASLRRENERLEQFASVVSHDLRNPLNIIKGRLQLYEETGRTQKLGHAARAAERMDDIISDLLTLAREGETVGETEPVSLATLAEEAWSVVEAGDATLSVPDDAEFEADPDRLQTVLENLFSNAVEHGTGGGGTESGDAGSAADLTVTVRPLGDPDAPAGFTVEDDGVGIPEDIAGPLFEHGVTNAADGTGFGLSIVHRIVEAHGWTVTAGESEAGGARFEIRF
- a CDS encoding CocE/NonD family hydrolase; amino-acid sequence: MDQHSRDDRGGSGRRGTDDAVMDGAGTNRRRFLKGATTTLLAAGTLGTSVTSAAAADGDGYHTTTRRIGTWDGKELATRLYVPAGENDVGVPYPAVLITHGYGGDKEGGIPARMGRTYAQHGYVVLTYDSRGFGESDGEVGVDGPKEVKDAQSLLDWLEGATEADVRDGGAGDGLVARGEDGGLRVGMDGLSYAGGIQLNVAAVDDRLDAIVPRWAWNDLVYSLAPNGGIKAGWTAILQEFGAQGSRDIETDQGALRNDAVPEEHDVRSGVDPRLYEFYAEGVATNEFSPAARAFFKLRSASTKGDGLAENAPPSLLITGWNDTLFTATETVRNHALLSEAADSRMVFIRGGHSLEQQATLEQGEVDRMALTWMARHVGGRPPETLPEPWPAAEGESGGHADANGNLAARAVADIPEVTYWRAQDGDFATAAGLPVAEDGPSRTLAEARNASSGTTDLAGGPVGGSNSEVVIQRNDDYAEGTYADFDYPVEAETEVLGVPEVSLTVTPLGRDPLVFAKVYHVRGDGSEELVYNQTTPYEVAGTIGEPQELSFELAGIERRFEPGDRLRVTLSTADVAYQNSRTSAGVRIDNDASEVLVPVRGESGLAMPDGAGSADATPIDTIVPESL
- the surE gene encoding 5'/3'-nucleotidase SurE, which gives rise to MEVLLTNDDGIDAAGLRALREALGDVADVTVVAPAADQSAVGRKMSREVTIDEREDGFAVHGTPVDCVVAGTQALDLEPDMVVAGCNRGANLGGYTLGRSGTVSAAVEAAFFEIPAIAASLYFPGTDVRYQEFDPDTPAYAEAARATRFLVDHALEAGVFEHADYLNINAPLPPEYEPDSPASEAHAPMRVTRPSHVYRIDAEREGESVVIHDHIWELMAEGTIPDPDGTDRRAVVEGEVSVTPLAAPHTTEHHEALDGLVAAYGD